The Fundulus heteroclitus isolate FHET01 chromosome 13, MU-UCD_Fhet_4.1, whole genome shotgun sequence genome contains a region encoding:
- the LOC105930414 gene encoding uncharacterized protein LOC105930414 — translation MSAEPAVQSESSGGFLGDFPGAKPLIGLARVVEFRSGNGRSYCFLCHCCRIRSTNKDLIDHLTSSSHLVNYLMEIYPDQIEALGEVNEDDFQLQSLAAQVEEEEGRGEMKIVNVPESICSQLTGKSYHWCLKMLSSGGKNSHHQKTEAVAGVNKTTARYVPEKIPVVMPRRREKWVKPMKNKKKRKKTDTMFNVSLSVGKRELLLERRSFGMDRLFASPGSPSSKLEPIASPTETVETGSLADDPVDPVDADSELETSQPEQQLYREDADSGEYMSKRHITVTVFQDRDGDVGDEQSGQKRPRGPQDCVGRDWKHGDVQTQSGGLVPARPPSEVWSPYHAYYLEERSGADLWSPAPAGGNQAASRREGEFGVMNSSSAWQHHQHPNQQPSWAEAHTHTDSMWEHQVVPYLKAARISMQTHSGHIPVPAGSVSSDPRVLVDEPQQSRAQTYSDFTAGHHHTAPLCYSAPPATFQVSPIQQRLMFYANHGALPWTNPHPM, via the exons GTCTTGCTCGTGTGGTTGAGTTCAGAAGTGGAAATGGGCGCTCTTATTGTTTCTTATGCCACTGCTGTCGAATAAGATCCACCAATAAGGACTTGATCGACCACCTAACCAGCTCCTCTCATCTAGTTAACTACCTG ATGGAAATTTATCCTGACCAAATCGAAGCTTTGGGTGAAGTTAACGAAGACGACTTCCAGCTTCAGTCCCTGGCTGCCCaagtggaggaagaggagggtagAGGAGAGATGAAg ATAGTAAATGTACCAGAGTCCATCTGTAGTCAACTCACTGGCAAAAGTTACCACTGGT GTTTAAAGATGCTTTCAAGTGGCGGGAAAAATTCTCACCATCAAAAAACAGAAGCTGTCGCAG GGGTGAACAAGACGACAGCTCGCTACGTGCCAGAGAAAATCCCTGTAGTGATGCCACGGCGGCGAGAAAAATGGGTGAAACCAatgaaaaataagaagaaaaggaaaaagactGATACCATGTTCAACGTGAGCCTGTCCGTTGGTAAAcgtgagctgctgctggagaggAGGTCTTTCGGCATGGATCGTCTCTTTGCGTCTCCTGGATCGCCTTCATCTAAACTGGAGCCGATCGCGTCGCCCACTGAGACGGTGGAAACCGGATCTCTTGCAGATGACCCGGTAGATCCTGTTGACGCCGACTCAGAGCTGGAGACCTCTCAGCCAGAGCAACAGCTCTACAGAGAAGACGCTGATTCTGGTGAATACATGTCAAAGAGACACATCACAGTCACGGTGTTTCAGGACAGGGACGGTGACGTTGGCGACGAGCAGTCTGGACAAAAGCGACCGAGGGGACCTCAGGATTGCGTAGGAAGAGACTGGAAACACGGAGATGTACAGACCCAGAGTGGGGGACTTGTTCCCGCTAGACCCCCCTCTGAGGTGTGGTCACCTTATCACGCTTACTACCTGGAGGAGAGGAGCGGCGCCGATCTTTGGAGTCCGGCGCCGGCTGGAGGAAATCAGGCGGCGTCCAGAAGAGAGGGAGAATTTGGCGTTATGAACTCAAGTTCTGCTTGGCAGCATCACCAGCATCCAAACCAGCAGCCGTCATGGGCTGAAGCGCACACTCACACGGACAGCATGTGGGAACATCAAGTTGTTCCTTATTTGAAGGCTGCCAGGATAAGCATGCAAACTCACTCAGGACATATCCCTGTCCCAGCGGGCAGCGTTTCATCAGACCCTAGAGTGCTGGTTGATGAGCCTCAGCAGAGTCGAGCCCAGACATACTCAGATTTCACTGCTGGCCATCACCACACGGCTCCGCTGTGCTATAGCGCCCCGCCTGCAACGTTTCAAGTCAGCCCAATACAGCAGAGGCTGATGTTTTACGCCAACCATGGCGCCTTACCGTGGACCAACCCACACCCGATGTGA
- the LOC105930399 gene encoding regulation of nuclear pre-mRNA domain-containing protein 1A → MSAFSEAALEKKLSELSNSQQSVQTLSLWLIHHRKHSKTIVTVWFNELRKAQVSRKLTFLYLANDVIQNSKRKGPEFTQDFAPVIVDAFKHVNREGEDGCKKQLGRVLSIWQERAVYEANLLEQLSQVLYGEKKPKKRSYEEIHPDDEGFASRSSPADPPQTADLIRALQELENAASSDSVLRHRISSLPEEVQDTSLLHRITDKESGERLSRMVEEACMLLADYSGRLAAEIDDRRQLTRTLTVFLQSQKDGLAQNEQKLEEYKKKLSRVSQVRKELRLRLSNLADGHRNSSK, encoded by the exons ATGTCTGCTTTCTCCGAGGCGGCTTTAGAGAAAAAACTATCCGAGCTTAGCAACTCTCAGCAAAGTGTGCAAACGCTGTCGCTGTGGCTCATCCACCACAGGAAGCACTCGAAGACTATCGTGACAGTGTGGTTCAACGAGCTGAGGAAAG CTCAGGTATCTCGCAAGCTGACCTTCCTCTACTTGGCCAACGACGTCATTCAGAACAGCAAGAGAAAAGGACCCGAGTTCACCCAGGACTTCGCACCGGTCATCGTTGACGCCTTCAAACATGTAAACAG AGAGGGCGAGGACGGCTGCAAGAAGCAGCTGGGTCGGGTTTTATCCATCTGGCAGGAGAGAGCCGTGTATGAGGCTAACCTGCTGGAGCAGCTCTCCCAGGTCCTCT ATGGAGAGAAGAAGCCCAAGAAAAGATCCTACGAGGAGATCCACCCTGATGACGAAGGCTTCGCCTCCCGTAGCTCCCCGGCTGATCCTCCACAG ACGGCGGATTTGATTCGAGCCCTGCAGGAGCTCGAGAACGCAGCCTCCAGCGATTCGGTGCTGCGTCATCGCATCTCCTCCCTTCCCGAAGAGGTCCAGGACACGTCGCTGCTTCACAGGATCACAG ACAAAGAATCGGGCGAGCGGCTCTCCCGGATGGTCGAGGAAGCCTGCATGCTTTTAGCCGACTACAGCGGACGCTTGGCCGCAGAGATCGACGACAGGAGGCAGCTCACGCGCACGCTAACGGTCTTCCTGCAGAGCCAGAAGGACGGCTTGGCCCAGAACGAGCAGAAACTTGAA GAATACAAGAAGAAACTGTCGAGGGTGTCGCAGGTCCGGAAAGAGCTGCGATTGCGCCTCAGTAACCTCGCAGACGGACACCGCAACTCTTCCAAATGA